In a single window of the Limnochorda sp. L945t genome:
- the fba gene encoding class II fructose-1,6-bisphosphate aldolase, producing MPLITLYQCLREAEKGGYGVGAFNVNNMEQIQGIMQAARQTRSPVILQASRGALKYTNLTYLKHLLQAALEENPDIPVVFHLDHGDSLETVKTAISLGFSSVMIDGSHLEFEQNVALTRSVVEYAHERGVSVEAELGTLGGIEEDVAGKVKLTDPVQAEEFVRRTGCDALAVAIGTSHGAYKFKAEPKLALDLVPEIYRRVRVPLVMHGSSSVPQELVEEVNRYGGRMAGSRGVPIESIQQAIKLGVRKINVDTDIRLAVTAAVRKVFVESPEKFDPREYLGPAREAIARVVASRMEAFGAAGHAGDYAPVPLEEMRAHYRQK from the coding sequence ATGCCTCTGATTACGCTTTACCAGTGCCTCAGGGAAGCCGAGAAGGGTGGGTACGGCGTCGGTGCGTTCAACGTCAACAACATGGAGCAAATCCAGGGGATCATGCAGGCCGCCCGGCAGACCCGTTCGCCGGTCATCCTGCAAGCGAGCCGCGGCGCTCTGAAATACACCAACCTCACCTACCTGAAGCACCTCCTGCAGGCCGCCCTGGAGGAAAATCCCGACATTCCCGTCGTGTTCCACCTGGATCACGGCGATAGCCTGGAAACGGTCAAGACGGCCATCTCCCTGGGGTTCAGCTCGGTGATGATCGACGGCTCCCATCTCGAGTTTGAACAAAACGTGGCGCTCACCCGCTCCGTGGTGGAGTACGCACACGAGCGCGGGGTCTCGGTGGAGGCGGAGCTCGGCACTCTGGGGGGCATCGAGGAGGACGTGGCCGGGAAGGTCAAGCTGACCGACCCGGTGCAGGCCGAGGAGTTCGTCCGGCGGACCGGGTGTGACGCCCTGGCGGTGGCCATCGGTACCTCGCACGGCGCGTACAAGTTCAAGGCCGAGCCCAAGCTGGCACTCGATCTGGTGCCGGAGATCTACCGGCGCGTCCGCGTCCCGCTGGTCATGCACGGTTCGTCTTCGGTGCCGCAGGAGCTGGTCGAGGAGGTCAACCGGTACGGCGGGCGCATGGCGGGCAGCCGGGGCGTGCCCATCGAGAGCATTCAGCAGGCCATCAAGCTCGGCGTCCGCAAGATCAACGTCGACACGGACATCCGCCTGGCGGTCACCGCGGCGGTCCGCAAAGTCTTCGTGGAGTCGCCGGAGAAGTTCGACCCGCGGGAATACCTGGGGCCGGCCAGGGAGGCCATCGCCCGGGTGGTGGCGTCCCGCATGGAGGCGTTCGGCGCGGCGGGCCACGCCGGCGACTACGCGCCGGTACCGCTCGAGGAGATGCGGGCCCACTACCGCCAGAAGTGA
- a CDS encoding GH1 family beta-glucosidase has translation MAEGGFPPGFLWGAATAAYQIEGAVDEGGRGESIWDRFSHTPGKTRDGDTGDVACDHYHRYRDDVRIMRELGLAAYRFSVAWPRIFPEGRGRPNPDGVAFYERLLDELEKAGIQPVVTLYHWDLPQALQDRGGWPHRDTAYRFADYAAWMFERLGDRVPYWITHNEPFVVSILGHVTGEHAPGLNDPAAGFRTAHHLLLSHGLAVQAFREGGRRKGRIGITLNLSPVHPASGSPEDEAAARRVDGLINRWFLDPLFRGAYPEDMVEHFGRLIPLPEASEDDMRLISQDVDFLGVNYYSRQVVRHDPGELFLQMRQIDGPGPKTEMGWEVYPAGLGEILRRLHEAYTKAPLFVTENGAAYPDTVSPDGAVHDPDRIAYLRDHLLELSRVIAGGVPVQGYFLWSLMDNFEWAHGYSKRFGILYVDYPTQRRIWKDSAYWYRRVIEANAVVE, from the coding sequence ATGGCGGAAGGCGGCTTTCCGCCCGGGTTCCTGTGGGGCGCCGCCACCGCGGCGTACCAGATCGAGGGTGCCGTCGACGAAGGTGGGCGCGGGGAGTCGATCTGGGACCGGTTCAGCCATACGCCGGGCAAGACCCGCGACGGTGACACCGGCGACGTGGCCTGCGACCACTACCACCGCTACCGCGACGACGTGAGGATCATGCGGGAGCTGGGCCTGGCGGCCTACCGGTTCTCGGTGGCCTGGCCCCGCATCTTCCCCGAGGGACGGGGCCGCCCCAACCCCGACGGGGTCGCCTTCTACGAGCGGCTGCTCGACGAGCTCGAGAAGGCGGGTATCCAGCCGGTGGTGACCCTGTACCACTGGGACCTGCCCCAGGCCTTACAGGACCGGGGCGGCTGGCCCCACCGCGACACGGCTTACCGGTTTGCCGACTACGCGGCGTGGATGTTCGAGCGGCTGGGAGACCGGGTGCCGTACTGGATCACCCACAACGAGCCGTTCGTGGTGAGCATCCTGGGGCACGTGACGGGCGAGCACGCGCCCGGGCTCAACGACCCGGCGGCGGGCTTCCGGACGGCCCATCACCTGCTCCTCTCCCACGGGCTGGCCGTCCAGGCGTTCCGGGAGGGGGGCCGGCGCAAGGGGCGGATCGGCATCACCCTCAACCTGTCCCCCGTCCACCCCGCGTCCGGCTCTCCCGAGGACGAGGCGGCGGCGCGCCGGGTCGACGGGCTCATCAACCGGTGGTTCCTGGATCCGCTCTTCCGCGGGGCGTACCCGGAGGACATGGTCGAGCACTTCGGCCGCCTGATCCCGCTTCCGGAGGCGAGCGAGGACGACATGCGGCTCATATCCCAGGACGTCGACTTCCTCGGGGTCAACTACTACTCCCGCCAGGTGGTGCGCCACGATCCGGGCGAGCTGTTCTTGCAGATGCGGCAGATCGACGGGCCCGGGCCCAAGACGGAGATGGGCTGGGAGGTGTATCCGGCGGGGTTGGGCGAGATCCTGCGGCGCCTGCACGAGGCGTACACCAAAGCGCCCCTCTTCGTGACCGAAAACGGGGCGGCGTACCCCGACACGGTGAGCCCCGACGGCGCGGTGCACGATCCGGACCGGATCGCCTACTTGCGGGATCACCTGCTGGAGCTATCGCGCGTGATCGCAGGCGGCGTGCCGGTGCAGGGGTACTTCCTGTGGTCCCTCATGGACAACTTCGAATGGGCCCACGGGTATTCCAAGCGCTTCGGGATCCTTTACGTCGACTACCCGACCCAGCGGCGTATCTGGAAGGACAGCGCCTACTGGTACCGGCGGGTCATCGAGGCCAACGCCGTCGTGGAGTGA
- the acs gene encoding acetate--CoA ligase, with product MAKPIEALLDERRRYRPPEEFVARANVRDPDVYRQADEDFEGFWSRFAGELDWFRKWDRVLEWNPPDARWFIGGKLNASVNCVDRHLATPRKNKAAIIWEGEPGDTRVLTYQELSREVNRFANVLRSLGVKKGDRVTIYLPMIPELPISMLACARIGAPHSVVFGGFSPTALASRIEDSGSRILITCDGYYRRGELIPQKARADEAAQKSGGIEKVIVVRRAGNDVPMQPGRDLWWHELMEGARGVAAPEEMDAEDMLFMMYTSGTTGKPKGVVHTTGGYLVGVYATTKWVFDLHEEDTYWCSADIGWITGHSYIVYGPLSNGATTVMYEGSPDWPDKDRLWQMVERYRVNIFYTAPTAIRQFMQWGEQYPARHDLSSLRLLGSVGEPINPEAWVWYHRVIGGGRCPIVDTWWQTETGMIMITPLPGITETKPGSATRPFPGVRAAVLDENGQPVPPGGGGYLALLRPWPAMLRTIWGDHDRYVAQYWSRWNRETYYPGDGAKWDEDGYFWVLGRVDDVMNVAGHRLSTMEIESALVEHPAVAEAAVIGALHPIKGQVPVAFVILKSGHAGSPALEQELKQKVAEVISPIARPDRVVFTPDLPKTRSGKIMRRLLRDIAEGKELGDVTTLRNPEVAEELRMAFTSHAERAASS from the coding sequence ATGGCCAAGCCGATCGAGGCGCTCCTCGACGAGCGCCGCCGCTACCGTCCGCCCGAGGAGTTCGTCGCCAGGGCCAACGTCCGGGACCCGGACGTCTACCGCCAGGCCGACGAAGACTTCGAGGGCTTTTGGTCCCGGTTCGCCGGCGAACTCGATTGGTTCCGCAAGTGGGACCGCGTGCTGGAGTGGAACCCACCTGACGCCCGGTGGTTCATCGGAGGCAAGCTCAACGCCTCGGTCAACTGCGTGGATCGCCACCTCGCCACGCCCCGGAAGAACAAGGCAGCCATCATCTGGGAGGGCGAGCCGGGCGACACCCGGGTGTTGACCTACCAGGAACTCTCCCGGGAGGTCAACCGGTTCGCCAACGTGCTGCGTTCGCTGGGGGTGAAGAAGGGCGACCGGGTCACCATCTACCTGCCCATGATCCCGGAACTCCCCATCTCCATGCTCGCCTGCGCCCGCATCGGAGCTCCCCACTCGGTAGTCTTCGGCGGCTTCAGCCCCACGGCTCTCGCTTCGCGCATCGAGGACTCCGGCTCCCGCATCCTCATCACCTGCGACGGGTATTACCGCCGCGGCGAGCTCATCCCGCAAAAGGCCCGCGCCGACGAGGCCGCGCAGAAGAGCGGCGGGATCGAGAAGGTCATCGTGGTGCGCCGCGCCGGCAACGACGTGCCCATGCAGCCCGGCAGGGACTTGTGGTGGCACGAGTTGATGGAGGGCGCCCGTGGCGTCGCCGCGCCGGAGGAGATGGACGCCGAGGACATGCTCTTCATGATGTACACCAGCGGCACCACGGGCAAGCCCAAGGGCGTGGTGCACACCACGGGCGGCTACCTGGTGGGCGTCTACGCCACGACCAAGTGGGTGTTCGACCTGCACGAGGAGGACACGTACTGGTGCTCTGCCGACATCGGGTGGATCACCGGGCATTCTTACATCGTTTACGGGCCGCTTTCCAACGGCGCCACGACGGTCATGTACGAGGGTTCGCCGGACTGGCCCGACAAGGACCGGCTGTGGCAGATGGTGGAGCGGTACCGGGTCAACATCTTCTACACGGCACCCACGGCCATCCGGCAGTTCATGCAGTGGGGCGAGCAGTACCCGGCCCGCCACGACCTCTCCAGCCTGCGCCTGCTCGGGAGCGTCGGCGAGCCCATCAACCCCGAGGCGTGGGTCTGGTACCACCGGGTCATCGGCGGCGGGCGCTGCCCCATCGTGGATACCTGGTGGCAGACGGAGACCGGGATGATCATGATCACCCCGCTGCCGGGCATCACCGAGACGAAGCCCGGTTCGGCGACCCGGCCCTTCCCCGGCGTGCGGGCCGCGGTGCTCGACGAAAACGGGCAGCCGGTGCCGCCTGGCGGCGGTGGGTACCTCGCCCTGCTGCGCCCCTGGCCGGCGATGCTGCGGACCATCTGGGGCGACCACGACCGGTACGTGGCCCAGTACTGGTCCCGGTGGAACCGGGAGACGTACTACCCGGGAGACGGAGCGAAGTGGGACGAAGACGGCTACTTCTGGGTGCTGGGCCGCGTCGACGACGTCATGAACGTGGCGGGCCACCGCCTCTCCACGATGGAGATCGAAAGCGCCCTCGTCGAACACCCGGCCGTGGCCGAGGCGGCCGTCATCGGGGCGCTACACCCCATCAAGGGTCAGGTGCCGGTAGCGTTCGTCATCCTGAAGAGCGGTCATGCCGGCTCGCCTGCCCTGGAGCAAGAGCTCAAGCAGAAAGTGGCCGAGGTGATCAGCCCGATCGCCCGGCCCGATCGGGTCGTCTTCACCCCTGACTTGCCCAAGACCCGCAGCGGCAAGATCATGCGGCGGCTGTTGCGCGACATCGCGGAGGGGAAAGAGCTCGGCGACGTCACCACGCTGCGCAACCCGGAGGTGGCCGAGGAGCTTCGGATGGCCTTCACGTCCCACGCCGAGCGGGCGGCCTCGAGCTGA
- a CDS encoding amidase produces the protein MTRLRREAATIDEIDGWATRLEQHLAELELLMGMALPESLEPAFVTPAGSMPLPPAPSQSPGGHPPAPEAPSAPGRLTGAPSHTGGGYPPARDAASGGGSPALPTLCATLRAVREGQRSPSDLVDEALSRIRAMAPLHAFIAVFEEAARREAEQAERRIASGRARLLEGVPVAVKDLVAMAGYAMTGGSRALEAREATSDAPAVARLRRAGAIVVGAANLHELAYGVTSENPHYGAVRNPRDPERVAGGSSGGSAAAVATGMALAALGTDTGGSIRIPAAACGVAGLKPTYGRVSREGVFPLAWSLDHVGPLAPGVADLAVLLALLADEPARLEHDFARALLSGEGEDLEALDLPPALRAAARLAQAADGPALPASAERAAAGLRFGVPPDDWAQPLQPAVSAAWQRAKEALRGAGLPLYEVILPPLAHVRVAQFVILQSEAAAVHRHRLRSRWQDYGADVRLRLKIGEFLSAIDYLQGQRLRRQLTDQARSALAQADVLLLPTLPLTAPPIGTRWVTIQSETEPTHRALTRFTSLFNLTGLPALSLPAGSDDGGLPVGLQLAASWGRELDLLRAGVVLEALLGATG, from the coding sequence ATGACCCGGCTTCGCCGGGAGGCCGCGACCATCGACGAGATCGACGGGTGGGCGACCCGCCTCGAGCAGCATCTGGCCGAGCTCGAGCTGTTGATGGGGATGGCCCTTCCGGAAAGCCTCGAGCCGGCCTTCGTCACGCCGGCAGGCAGCATGCCACTCCCGCCTGCTCCCTCCCAGTCCCCGGGCGGCCACCCCCCGGCGCCGGAGGCGCCCTCCGCGCCCGGAAGGCTTACCGGTGCGCCCTCACATACGGGGGGCGGGTACCCGCCGGCGCGGGATGCCGCTTCGGGTGGCGGAAGCCCCGCTCTCCCGACTCTCTGTGCGACGCTCCGGGCCGTCCGGGAAGGGCAACGCTCCCCGTCCGACCTGGTCGACGAGGCGCTTTCCCGCATCCGGGCCATGGCCCCGCTTCACGCCTTCATCGCGGTCTTCGAGGAGGCGGCGCGCCGGGAGGCGGAGCAGGCGGAGCGACGCATCGCCTCCGGCCGGGCTCGCCTGCTCGAAGGCGTACCGGTGGCCGTCAAGGATCTCGTGGCCATGGCCGGATACGCCATGACGGGAGGCTCCAGGGCGCTGGAAGCCCGGGAGGCGACGTCCGACGCTCCCGCCGTGGCGCGCCTGCGCCGGGCAGGTGCGATCGTGGTAGGCGCCGCCAACTTGCACGAGCTGGCGTACGGGGTGACCTCCGAAAACCCCCACTACGGCGCCGTGCGCAATCCCAGGGACCCGGAGCGCGTGGCGGGGGGTTCGAGCGGCGGCTCCGCGGCGGCCGTCGCGACAGGCATGGCGCTGGCAGCGCTCGGGACCGATACGGGCGGATCAATCCGCATCCCGGCTGCGGCCTGCGGGGTGGCCGGGCTCAAGCCTACTTACGGCCGGGTATCGCGGGAAGGCGTCTTCCCGCTGGCGTGGAGTCTCGACCACGTGGGACCGTTGGCGCCGGGCGTGGCGGACCTGGCCGTGCTGCTGGCACTGCTCGCCGACGAGCCGGCCCGCCTGGAGCATGACTTCGCGCGGGCCCTGCTGAGCGGCGAGGGCGAGGATCTGGAGGCCCTGGACCTGCCTCCGGCGTTGCGGGCCGCAGCGCGCCTGGCTCAGGCCGCGGACGGGCCCGCGCTACCCGCCTCGGCGGAACGGGCGGCCGCCGGGCTGCGGTTCGGCGTGCCCCCGGACGACTGGGCGCAACCGCTCCAACCCGCCGTGTCCGCAGCGTGGCAGCGGGCCAAGGAGGCGCTCCGCGGGGCCGGGCTGCCCCTCTACGAGGTCATCCTTCCACCCCTGGCGCACGTCCGGGTAGCCCAGTTCGTCATCCTGCAGTCCGAGGCCGCGGCCGTCCACCGCCACCGGCTACGATCCCGCTGGCAGGACTACGGCGCCGACGTGCGGCTGCGCTTGAAGATCGGGGAGTTCTTGAGCGCGATCGACTACTTGCAGGGCCAGCGCCTGCGGCGCCAGCTCACCGACCAGGCCCGAAGCGCCCTCGCGCAGGCCGACGTGCTGCTGCTGCCTACCCTTCCCCTGACGGCGCCTCCGATCGGCACCCGCTGGGTCACGATCCAATCCGAGACGGAGCCCACGCACCGCGCCCTCACCCGGTTCACTTCCCTGTTCAACCTGACGGGGCTGCCCGCCCTCAGCCTCCCGGCCGGGAGCGACGATGGGGGATTGCCCGTGGGCCTCCAGCTGGCTGCTTCGTGGGGGCGGGAGCTGGACCTGCTGCGAGCGGGAGTGGTGCTCGAGGCCTTGCTGGGCGCAACGGGCTGA
- a CDS encoding zinc-dependent alcohol dehydrogenase family protein yields the protein MKAWVLERQGPVSGHPLQLRQRSIPQPGPGEVRLRVATCGVCHTDLHVVEGDLAAATLPVVPGHQIVGYVDALGPGSEARLPAGVVPGGRAGLPWLYQACGHCEYCLRGEENLCEAPRFTGYHVDGGYAEYVVAPAENLVALPGRYPDIEAAPLLCAGIIGYRSLRVAGVRPGQRLALFGFGASAHLTLQVAAAWGCEVLVFSRQEAHRRMALQLGAVWAGEAGQAPPFLADAAITFAPAGSLVPAALGVLRRGGTLAINAVHMDAIPSFAYDRLYWERRIVSVANATRRDAAEWMALAGRIPLQVHAEAVAFERANEALQRLSRAQVEGALVLEVGGR from the coding sequence ATGAAGGCGTGGGTGCTGGAGCGGCAGGGGCCGGTAAGCGGTCATCCCCTGCAGCTGCGACAGCGGAGCATCCCCCAGCCGGGCCCGGGCGAGGTGCGCTTGCGGGTCGCGACGTGCGGCGTCTGCCACACCGACCTGCACGTCGTGGAAGGCGATCTGGCGGCCGCCACGCTTCCCGTCGTGCCCGGGCACCAGATCGTCGGCTACGTGGACGCGCTCGGGCCCGGCAGCGAAGCGCGCCTGCCGGCAGGGGTCGTGCCCGGGGGACGGGCCGGGCTGCCGTGGCTGTACCAGGCGTGCGGGCACTGCGAGTACTGCCTGCGGGGCGAGGAAAACCTCTGCGAGGCGCCGCGGTTCACCGGCTATCACGTCGACGGGGGATATGCCGAGTACGTGGTGGCACCGGCGGAAAACCTCGTCGCCCTGCCCGGCCGTTACCCGGACATCGAGGCGGCACCCCTGCTGTGCGCGGGCATCATCGGCTACCGGTCGTTACGGGTGGCGGGCGTCCGGCCCGGCCAGCGCCTGGCCCTGTTCGGCTTCGGCGCTTCGGCCCACCTGACGCTGCAGGTTGCCGCCGCGTGGGGCTGTGAGGTGCTGGTCTTCTCGCGGCAGGAAGCCCACCGCCGGATGGCGCTGCAACTGGGAGCGGTCTGGGCCGGGGAGGCCGGGCAGGCGCCGCCGTTCCTGGCGGACGCCGCCATCACCTTCGCTCCGGCCGGCAGCCTCGTACCGGCGGCGCTGGGCGTGCTGCGGCGCGGGGGAACGCTCGCCATCAACGCCGTTCACATGGACGCCATCCCGTCCTTCGCCTACGACCGCCTCTACTGGGAACGGCGCATCGTGAGCGTCGCCAATGCGACCCGCCGGGACGCCGCGGAGTGGATGGCCCTCGCCGGGCGGATCCCGCTGCAGGTGCACGCCGAGGCGGTGGCGTTCGAGCGGGCCAACGAAGCGCTGCAGCGCCTCTCCCGAGCGCAGGTCGAAGGAGCACTGGTCCTGGAGGTGGGCGGCCGGTAG
- a CDS encoding MFS transporter — protein MSTSHKLAYSIGSLGASLPYQVMTAYIVFYYVDVLKVSPVTVATAMFLWSWWNAFNDPLLGYLSDRTRTRWGRRIPYIAAGWLPFVVAFYVLWAPPEAVLAAGNMAVFWYFFGVMCLFDFLYTMVVLNWTALFPEMFPRLEERSSVSAMRQAFTLLGLVGVAVASTLAGSIGWDRMGLLFGVIGGIALATSLLGAREDPRYAQAQSLPLLEALRSTLVNRSFVTFALVSFSVQLTFSLIMAAVPFYTKYVLGLPPLGNTLVLLSTFGVIAVALPLWARRTVAVGPRRTMIEGVTLYLITLGGFWFASDLATGIAAGALVGTGIAAAMLLLDVLIADVIDEDELRTGQRREGMYFGMHALILRLNGTAQAAILGLVLARSGYDATLAVQPPSAILGFKLLVTAVPAVILLITLFFLQLYPLHGERLRLVREQLERRRPGAPSPEATPSA, from the coding sequence TTGTCGACGTCGCACAAGCTGGCGTACAGCATCGGTTCGCTCGGCGCCTCGTTACCGTACCAGGTGATGACCGCGTACATCGTCTTCTACTACGTGGACGTCCTCAAGGTTTCCCCCGTCACCGTCGCGACGGCGATGTTCCTGTGGAGCTGGTGGAACGCCTTCAACGACCCCCTGCTCGGCTACCTGTCGGACCGTACCCGTACCCGCTGGGGAAGGCGAATCCCGTACATCGCCGCAGGCTGGCTGCCGTTCGTCGTGGCGTTCTATGTGCTCTGGGCGCCCCCCGAAGCCGTGCTCGCAGCGGGCAACATGGCGGTCTTCTGGTACTTCTTCGGCGTCATGTGCTTGTTCGACTTCCTATATACCATGGTGGTGCTCAACTGGACGGCCCTGTTCCCGGAGATGTTCCCCCGATTGGAGGAGCGCTCGTCGGTTTCGGCCATGCGCCAGGCCTTCACCTTGCTCGGCCTGGTGGGCGTGGCCGTGGCGTCCACCCTGGCCGGGAGCATCGGGTGGGATCGGATGGGGTTATTGTTCGGGGTCATCGGAGGCATCGCCCTGGCCACCTCCCTGCTGGGGGCCCGAGAGGATCCCCGTTACGCCCAGGCGCAGTCGCTGCCGCTACTCGAGGCCTTGCGGAGCACTCTGGTCAACCGCTCGTTCGTCACCTTCGCCCTGGTCAGCTTTTCCGTACAGCTCACCTTCAGCCTGATCATGGCGGCGGTACCCTTCTACACCAAGTACGTGCTGGGATTGCCCCCGCTGGGCAACACCCTGGTACTGCTCAGCACGTTCGGGGTCATCGCCGTCGCGCTCCCGCTCTGGGCGCGCAGGACGGTTGCGGTGGGGCCGCGGCGTACGATGATCGAGGGGGTGACCCTCTACCTGATCACGCTGGGCGGGTTCTGGTTCGCCTCCGACCTGGCGACCGGGATCGCCGCGGGCGCCCTCGTGGGTACCGGCATCGCGGCGGCCATGCTGCTCCTGGACGTCCTCATCGCGGACGTCATCGACGAGGACGAGCTGCGCACCGGGCAGCGGCGCGAGGGCATGTACTTCGGGATGCACGCCCTCATCCTGCGCCTCAACGGTACTGCCCAGGCGGCCATCCTCGGCCTCGTGCTGGCGCGCTCGGGTTACGACGCGACGCTGGCCGTCCAGCCGCCGTCGGCCATCCTGGGCTTCAAGCTCTTGGTCACGGCAGTGCCGGCGGTGATCCTTTTGATCACCCTCTTCTTCCTGCAACTGTACCCCCTGCACGGCGAGCGGCTGCGCCTGGTGCGGGAGCAACTCGAACGGCGGCGCCCGGGTGCCCCGTCCCCTGAGGCCACGCCGTCGGCCTGA
- a CDS encoding YdcF family protein, whose protein sequence is MGLYLTPRRPVRGRGLPRRAWWVAVLIALLVAGVALWRTYPLVLAGMARYLVVDDGPAPSDAIIVLGGDWKGRIQKGIELYREGYAPLLVVTGGLLVAPDRTQADYLAEVAERSGVPAQAIVKEPRSDSTYQDAALTLELAREHGWRRVLVVTSDWHSRRAATIFRKLYGPAGIEVRSVPSPEWRFETSRWWEYPDGGETIVIEWVRLVWYALRF, encoded by the coding sequence ATGGGGCTGTACCTGACGCCACGGCGGCCCGTGCGGGGCCGGGGGCTGCCCCGCCGGGCATGGTGGGTGGCCGTCCTGATAGCCCTTCTCGTCGCCGGCGTGGCGCTCTGGCGCACGTATCCCCTGGTGCTGGCCGGGATGGCCCGGTACCTCGTCGTCGACGACGGGCCCGCCCCTTCGGACGCCATCATCGTCCTGGGAGGCGACTGGAAGGGCCGGATCCAGAAGGGCATCGAGCTCTACCGGGAGGGGTACGCGCCTCTGCTGGTGGTGACGGGAGGGCTCCTGGTCGCTCCGGACCGGACCCAGGCCGACTACCTGGCCGAAGTGGCGGAGCGCTCCGGGGTGCCGGCGCAGGCCATCGTCAAGGAGCCCCGCTCCGACAGCACCTACCAGGACGCCGCCCTCACCCTGGAGCTAGCCAGGGAGCACGGGTGGCGGCGGGTGCTGGTGGTCACGTCAGACTGGCACTCGCGCCGGGCGGCCACGATCTTCCGCAAGCTGTACGGCCCCGCCGGGATCGAGGTGCGAAGCGTACCCAGCCCTGAGTGGCGGTTCGAGACGAGCCGCTGGTGGGAGTATCCCGACGGGGGCGAGACGATCGTGATCGAGTGGGTGCGGCTCGTCTGGTACGCCCTGCGGTTTTGA
- a CDS encoding YwiC-like family protein, whose product MAVREALRAVLPREHGVWFMWLVPLALGAALSRFTWVHLLLLFAALAFHLGSSALLEAARGGRHRARLSTWAGGLAGLGVLLMGYPVWRWPVLMLFGGAAAALLAAQWALVRLQRERMLVSDALAIGGLQLWGPISYLVGGGTLDRTAWMLWTLTFAFFLGTAFHVRTLFRERGDVRYKWLSNGAHLALLAVPAALGVPEVGVAYVPSALRAWATPLGRKVRPVVAGVVEIANSVAFALLFLWLWRR is encoded by the coding sequence GTGGCGGTGCGGGAAGCGTTGCGGGCCGTGCTGCCCAGGGAGCACGGCGTGTGGTTCATGTGGTTGGTCCCGCTGGCCCTCGGGGCCGCGTTGAGCCGCTTCACGTGGGTGCACCTCCTGTTGCTCTTCGCGGCCCTGGCTTTTCACCTGGGCTCCTCCGCCTTGCTGGAGGCGGCTCGCGGCGGCCGGCACAGGGCACGCCTGTCGACATGGGCCGGAGGGTTGGCGGGCCTTGGCGTCTTGCTGATGGGATACCCGGTCTGGCGGTGGCCCGTGCTCATGCTGTTCGGGGGAGCCGCCGCAGCCTTGCTCGCCGCGCAGTGGGCGCTGGTGCGGCTGCAGCGGGAGCGCATGCTGGTGAGCGACGCGCTCGCCATCGGAGGCCTGCAACTCTGGGGCCCCATCTCCTACCTCGTGGGCGGCGGGACGCTCGACCGGACGGCCTGGATGCTGTGGACGTTGACCTTCGCCTTCTTCCTCGGCACGGCGTTTCACGTCAGGACCCTTTTCCGGGAGCGCGGCGATGTGCGCTACAAGTGGCTCTCCAACGGCGCGCACCTCGCGCTCTTGGCGGTGCCGGCGGCGCTCGGTGTGCCCGAGGTGGGCGTCGCTTACGTGCCGAGCGCCCTGCGGGCGTGGGCGACTCCGCTCGGGCGCAAGGTGCGTCCCGTCGTGGCCGGCGTGGTCGAGATCGCCAACAGCGTCGCGTTTGCCTTGCTCTTCCTCTGGCTGTGGCGGCGCTGA
- a CDS encoding tetratricopeptide repeat protein, giving the protein MGGRLIGVRAVALLVTVLVVPAVRTAGVAAAGTAGKAPELLAQADALYDRATTLEELREAYGLYKEAAAGDPGSYEAAWKAGRAAWQLAEWLPKAEKRPVLEEGRDLAKRAVDLDPRGVDGHYWHGVLIARVGEERGILASLFMVGDVVREMEATLDLDPRHAGAHYVLGTLYRVVPGWPLSVGDKKKAVTHAEQAVRYAPNDVLYRLGLAEAYEAVGDRERAVRTYREVLTMEGKDPRNDEAYREKARKRLRELGEDVGSLPAGRA; this is encoded by the coding sequence ATGGGCGGGCGACTGATAGGGGTCAGGGCGGTGGCGTTGCTCGTGACGGTCCTGGTAGTGCCGGCGGTCCGGACGGCCGGGGTAGCGGCGGCCGGGACGGCCGGCAAGGCGCCGGAGCTGCTGGCACAAGCGGATGCGCTGTACGACCGGGCTACCACCCTGGAGGAGCTCCGGGAGGCGTACGGGCTGTACAAGGAGGCGGCGGCCGGCGACCCCGGCTCGTACGAGGCCGCGTGGAAGGCAGGGCGAGCCGCGTGGCAGCTGGCCGAGTGGCTGCCCAAGGCCGAGAAGCGGCCGGTCCTGGAAGAGGGGCGGGATCTGGCCAAGCGGGCCGTCGACCTCGATCCGAGAGGGGTGGACGGCCACTACTGGCACGGGGTGTTGATCGCCCGGGTCGGCGAGGAGCGGGGGATCCTGGCCAGCCTGTTCATGGTCGGCGACGTGGTGCGGGAGATGGAGGCGACCCTCGACCTTGATCCTCGGCATGCCGGAGCCCATTATGTCCTCGGGACGCTCTACCGGGTGGTGCCGGGTTGGCCTCTCTCGGTGGGCGACAAGAAAAAGGCCGTGACCCACGCGGAGCAGGCGGTCCGATACGCGCCCAACGACGTGTTGTACCGGTTGGGCCTGGCCGAGGCGTACGAAGCGGTAGGAGACCGGGAGCGCGCGGTGCGCACCTACCGGGAGGTCCTCACCATGGAAGGCAAGGACCCGCGCAACGACGAGGCTTACAGGGAAAAAGCCCGCAAGCGCCTCCGGGAGCTCGGCGAGGATGTCGGATCGCTGCCCGCCGGCAGGGCCTGA